The Dendropsophus ebraccatus isolate aDenEbr1 chromosome 3, aDenEbr1.pat, whole genome shotgun sequence genome includes a region encoding these proteins:
- the UQCR11 gene encoding cytochrome b-c1 complex subunit 10 produces MIAKLLGPRYLQLAKNWAPTLFTWGSVGAVGLVWATDWRLFLDYVPYVNGKFKEEK; encoded by the exons ATGATCGCCAAACTGCTGGGCCCACGCTACCTGCAACTGGCCAAGAACTG GGCTCCAACCCTGTTCACATGGGGCTCGGTAGGCGCGGTGGGGCTGGTCTGGGCCACTGACTGGAGGCTTTTCCTGGATTATGTTCCATATGTCAACGGCAAATTTAAGGAGGAAAAGTGA